In one window of Candidatus Margulisiibacteriota bacterium DNA:
- a CDS encoding C39 family peptidase: MKRPFIVFVTIWVIFVSAVGAVIKIDHQVPFLCQAPFGDWRQPWQDACEEAAIVMAMGWVKGEKLTRGIGKKKILALVDWQIKNWGGHYDLTAEESARLIRDYYKYDLVEVLQVVSEKEIKAALAEGSLVIAPMAGRELGNPYFTPPGPYYHYILIKGYDEATGVFITNDPGTRRGANYTYKYKSLFQAIHDWTGEKKNIGLGTKAIIVVKL; the protein is encoded by the coding sequence ATGAAAAGGCCATTTATTGTATTCGTGACGATCTGGGTGATATTTGTTAGCGCGGTTGGGGCGGTCATTAAAATTGATCATCAGGTCCCATTTTTATGCCAGGCCCCTTTTGGCGACTGGCGCCAGCCGTGGCAGGACGCGTGCGAAGAAGCGGCGATCGTTATGGCAATGGGGTGGGTAAAGGGAGAGAAGCTGACTAGGGGCATAGGAAAAAAGAAGATCTTGGCTTTGGTTGATTGGCAGATAAAAAATTGGGGCGGGCATTATGACCTGACCGCAGAGGAGTCCGCTAGGTTGATCCGAGATTATTATAAATATGATCTGGTTGAGGTCTTGCAGGTGGTTTCAGAAAAAGAGATAAAAGCGGCGTTGGCCGAAGGGAGCCTGGTCATTGCTCCTATGGCCGGCCGGGAACTGGGCAACCCGTATTTTACCCCCCCGGGTCCTTACTATCATTATATATTGATCAAAGGGTACGATGAAGCCACAGGGGTATTTATTACTAATGATCCGGGGACCCGCCGGGGAGCTAATTATACTTATAAATATAAGTCCCTCTTTCAAGCGATCCACGACTGGACGGGAGAGAAGAAAAACATTGGCCTGGGTACGAAAGCAATAATTGTGGTAAAATTGTAA
- a CDS encoding fumarylacetoacetate hydrolase family protein, producing MKMERPKVPLLFFKAPSALIGDGGEIVYPSQTKELHYEAELAIVIRDRTKNISSKEALQHIAGFTCSNDVSARDLQLQDGQWARAKSFDTFCPVGPKVVSGIDPNNLAIKCYLNGELKQSSNTGNMVFKVEELVSFISSVMTLEQNDIILTGTPPGIGPMRVGDVVEVEIEKIGRLKNRVVAA from the coding sequence ATGAAGATGGAGCGGCCTAAAGTGCCGCTCCTCTTTTTTAAGGCTCCTTCCGCTTTGATCGGCGACGGAGGAGAGATCGTCTATCCTTCCCAGACCAAGGAACTCCACTATGAAGCGGAGCTGGCGATCGTCATCAGGGATCGGACCAAAAATATTTCCAGCAAAGAAGCGCTTCAGCATATTGCCGGCTTTACCTGCTCCAATGATGTGAGCGCGCGGGACCTGCAACTGCAGGATGGCCAGTGGGCCAGGGCCAAATCGTTTGATACTTTTTGTCCGGTCGGTCCGAAGGTCGTTTCTGGTATCGATCCCAATAATCTAGCGATCAAATGCTATCTTAATGGCGAACTCAAGCAGTCATCCAATACCGGCAACATGGTCTTTAAAGTAGAAGAGCTGGTTTCTTTTATTTCCAGCGTGATGACCCTGGAGCAAAACGATATTATTTTGACCGGAACCCCCCCCGGGATCGGTCCGATGCGGGTTGGGGATGTGGTGGAGGTAGAGATAGAGAAGATCGGGCGCCTGAAAAATCGGGTCGTGGCGGCTTAA
- the mutM gene encoding bifunctional DNA-formamidopyrimidine glycosylase/DNA-(apurinic or apyrimidinic site) lyase, protein MPELPEVETVRRGLAKAIIGKKIASFDCDTPKMINFPLKKYQTAIKGLKIADVKRRAKMIVIELTGRWRFLIHLKMTGQLVFRDKRKCLIGGHTIDKSCETLPNKFTHATFTFSDQSRLYYNDIRKFGWLRLYEQAELATLFAKMELGPEPLAAEFTLERFTQGLRRRPNSRIKQFIMDARNVVGVGNIYADEVCYFAGLRPDRPAKSLSPADIKKVFQGIKKILAAAIAVQGTTFSNYVNAHGEAGGYTKKLKVYQRYGQKCLRCGGEIRRQKIGGRTSSYCPSCQK, encoded by the coding sequence ATGCCTGAACTTCCCGAAGTTGAGACGGTCAGAAGAGGGCTGGCCAAAGCGATAATTGGCAAAAAGATCGCTTCTTTTGACTGCGATACCCCGAAAATGATCAACTTCCCGCTAAAAAAGTATCAAACGGCTATCAAAGGATTGAAGATCGCGGACGTCAAACGTCGGGCCAAGATGATCGTTATCGAACTGACCGGAAGATGGAGATTTTTGATCCATTTGAAAATGACCGGCCAGCTGGTTTTTCGCGATAAGCGTAAATGCTTGATCGGTGGACATACTATTGATAAAAGCTGCGAAACCCTGCCGAATAAATTTACCCACGCGACGTTTACTTTTTCGGACCAGAGCAGGCTTTACTATAATGATATCCGCAAATTTGGCTGGCTCCGGTTATATGAACAGGCAGAGCTTGCCACCCTTTTTGCCAAAATGGAGCTGGGACCCGAGCCTCTGGCCGCTGAATTCACCCTTGAACGATTTACCCAAGGCCTGCGCCGCCGGCCCAACAGCCGGATCAAGCAGTTCATTATGGACGCGAGAAATGTGGTGGGGGTCGGCAACATTTATGCCGATGAGGTGTGTTATTTCGCGGGACTCAGGCCTGACCGACCGGCCAAAAGCCTTAGCCCGGCCGATATCAAAAAGGTCTTTCAAGGGATAAAAAAGATACTGGCCGCCGCCATTGCCGTTCAGGGGACGACTTTCAGCAACTATGTTAATGCCCATGGAGAGGCCGGGGGGTATACCAAAAAGCTCAAGGTCTACCAGCGGTATGGGCAGAAATGCCTGAGGTGCGGGGGAGAGATCAGGCGGCAAAAGATCGGAGGGCGGACCTCGTCATATTGTCCGAGCTGCCAAAAGTAG
- a CDS encoding AI-2E family transporter: MSREKERIESYRRTAAISLVVIVLILSFLIVRPFLVSLMSAAALAFIFYPLYRFLARSLGFMPFGKKAASLLTCLIILSVVLIPSIFIGVLLSSEVKSVYRFIQTVISAPQFQLENLPPVFTQIGQILPHLKSGAADIVGQLFGVLQDILKVIPNILLHIFITIFSIYYFLVHGTDLYKFFADLFPISEKRYKEIIDRFDSLSRGVIIGQVFVGIIQGFLAWLGFFILGVPSPILWGSLTAIISMIPLFGAALVWGPIDIYLFLVGAMTGNYLPAILLLLYGVFVISLIDNILKPKIVGDNSNVHPLIVLFGIIGGIQLFGVAGIIIGPLILTIFDVVIEIFKEAL, encoded by the coding sequence ATGAGCAGAGAAAAAGAAAGGATCGAAAGCTATCGCCGGACCGCGGCGATCTCACTGGTCGTTATTGTCCTGATCCTGTCGTTTTTGATCGTTCGTCCTTTTCTGGTCTCGCTGATGTCGGCCGCCGCGCTCGCTTTTATTTTTTATCCGTTATATAGGTTCTTGGCCAGATCGCTTGGCTTTATGCCGTTTGGAAAAAAGGCGGCGTCCCTTCTGACCTGTTTGATAATTTTATCGGTGGTCCTTATTCCGTCGATCTTTATCGGCGTATTGCTTTCCAGCGAGGTCAAGAGCGTCTATCGCTTTATTCAAACGGTCATTTCGGCCCCCCAATTCCAGCTGGAAAATTTGCCGCCGGTCTTTACCCAGATAGGGCAGATACTGCCGCATTTGAAAAGCGGAGCGGCTGATATTGTCGGACAGCTTTTTGGCGTGCTGCAGGATATCCTGAAAGTTATTCCCAACATATTGCTCCACATCTTTATTACCATTTTTTCGATCTATTATTTCCTGGTCCATGGGACCGACCTTTACAAGTTTTTTGCCGACCTTTTCCCGATCTCGGAAAAACGCTACAAAGAGATCATTGACCGGTTTGACAGCTTGAGCAGAGGGGTGATCATCGGACAGGTCTTTGTCGGCATTATCCAGGGTTTTCTGGCCTGGCTGGGCTTTTTTATCCTCGGGGTCCCCAGTCCGATCCTCTGGGGAAGTTTAACGGCGATAATTTCCATGATCCCGCTTTTTGGCGCCGCCCTGGTCTGGGGGCCGATCGATATCTATCTTTTTCTGGTCGGGGCGATGACCGGCAACTATTTGCCGGCGATCCTTTTGCTGTTGTACGGGGTCTTTGTGATCAGTTTGATCGATAATATTTTGAAACCAAAGATCGTTGGCGACAATTCCAACGTCCATCCGCTGATCGTCCTCTTTGGCATTATCGGCGGGATCCAGTTATTTGGCGTTGCCGGGATCATCATTGGCCCCCTGATTCTTACTATTTTTGATGTGGTTATTGAGATATTCAAGGAAGCGTTGTAG
- a CDS encoding TrkH family potassium uptake protein, with the protein MVLRFLLVLRIRASALIAVSFLSVILVGGVLLSLPIASAQNTPTSFLDAYFTANSATCVTGLTTLDTGTHFSLFGLLVILALIQIGGLGYMTFSTFMVLVFRQKLFISQKLAVQEALNVYSTKDVISVLKKVFGIVFILEGIGTLILFFRWLPEMGIDRALLYAVFHSISAFNNAGFSLVGNYANLLPYATDWVVNFTITSLIIIGGIGFIVIADIIERRRLALHSKVVLLVSFLLIALGTILILALEYNNPNTLGPLTLPHKMLASYFQAVTPRTAGFNTLDIGQLTQPTLLFIMFLMFIGASPGGTGGGIKTTTFAVIIGTIGATLKGLRNTIMFNRRVPVETVRRAITITFLALTVVGFAIFILDNIESFGLMPVAFEVFSAFGTVGLSMGITPSLSPLGKMIVMLVMFIGRVGPLTMLIGLTLNQKENKIEPPKEGLSIG; encoded by the coding sequence ATTGTACTAAGATTTCTGCTCGTGTTAAGAATACGCGCCAGCGCGCTGATCGCCGTCAGTTTTCTTTCCGTAATCCTGGTCGGGGGGGTACTGTTATCCCTGCCGATCGCTTCGGCGCAAAACACCCCGACCAGTTTCCTGGACGCCTATTTTACCGCCAACTCCGCGACCTGTGTTACCGGACTGACCACCCTCGACACCGGCACGCATTTCTCCCTTTTTGGCTTGCTGGTCATTTTGGCCCTGATCCAGATCGGCGGTCTGGGCTACATGACCTTTTCCACCTTCATGGTCCTGGTCTTTCGGCAGAAACTTTTTATCTCCCAAAAGCTGGCGGTCCAGGAAGCGCTTAATGTTTATTCGACCAAAGATGTTATTTCCGTTCTTAAAAAGGTCTTCGGCATTGTTTTTATCCTGGAAGGGATCGGCACCCTGATCCTTTTTTTCCGGTGGTTGCCCGAAATGGGGATCGATCGGGCTTTGCTGTACGCGGTATTCCATTCTATTTCGGCTTTTAATAACGCCGGCTTTTCTTTGGTCGGCAACTATGCCAACCTGCTCCCCTACGCTACTGACTGGGTCGTTAATTTTACCATCACCTCCCTGATCATTATTGGCGGGATCGGTTTTATCGTTATTGCCGATATCATTGAAAGGCGGCGGCTGGCTCTCCATTCCAAGGTTGTTTTGTTGGTCAGCTTTTTATTGATCGCACTGGGGACGATCCTGATCCTGGCCCTTGAATATAACAACCCGAACACCCTTGGCCCGCTTACCCTCCCGCATAAAATGCTTGCTTCTTACTTCCAGGCGGTCACCCCCAGGACCGCGGGATTCAACACTTTAGATATCGGCCAATTGACCCAGCCAACACTGCTATTCATCATGTTCCTGATGTTCATTGGGGCCAGCCCGGGAGGAACGGGCGGCGGCATCAAGACGACCACCTTTGCCGTGATCATTGGCACCATCGGCGCGACCCTGAAAGGACTGCGCAACACGATCATGTTCAACCGGCGCGTCCCGGTAGAGACTGTCCGCCGGGCGATCACCATAACTTTTCTTGCCCTGACGGTCGTCGGCTTTGCTATTTTTATTCTTGATAATATTGAATCGTTTGGCTTAATGCCGGTCGCTTTTGAGGTTTTTTCCGCTTTTGGCACGGTCGGCCTGTCGATGGGGATCACCCCCAGCCTTTCCCCTTTGGGTAAAATGATCGTTATGCTGGTCATGTTCATCGGCCGGGTCGGGCCATTGACCATGTTGATCGGCTTAACATTAAATCAAAAGGAGAATAAAATTGAACCGCCAAAAGAAGGATTATCTATCGGATAA
- a CDS encoding TrkA family potassium uptake protein → MKKRQFAVLGLGRFGSKVARELFYKGQEVIAIDKDEVKIQNIKDEVTHAYVGDITDEGALKEAGVADCDTVVVAESTHMESNIIATQICKSLKIPQVICKANNTIHGQILQKLGADQIIFPEQDTAIKLINVLTSQGVLDYFDLGEKVKIVGTKALPQWAGKGLSELDLRNKYAITVLAIRRGKESLLIPSWSTPIQKEDVLILFGEEESLKKLDMDISHKT, encoded by the coding sequence ATGAAAAAAAGACAATTTGCGGTTCTAGGGTTGGGTCGTTTTGGGAGTAAGGTAGCCAGGGAGCTTTTTTACAAAGGACAGGAAGTTATTGCCATTGATAAAGACGAGGTCAAGATCCAAAATATTAAAGATGAGGTAACCCACGCTTACGTCGGCGATATAACCGACGAAGGGGCGCTCAAAGAAGCAGGGGTCGCCGATTGCGACACGGTGGTCGTGGCGGAGAGCACCCACATGGAAAGCAACATTATCGCCACCCAGATCTGCAAAAGCCTGAAGATCCCTCAGGTGATCTGCAAAGCGAACAACACGATCCACGGGCAGATCCTGCAAAAACTTGGCGCCGACCAGATCATTTTCCCGGAACAAGACACCGCCATTAAACTGATCAATGTATTAACCAGCCAAGGGGTATTAGATTATTTTGATCTTGGTGAAAAGGTTAAAATAGTCGGGACCAAAGCGCTCCCCCAGTGGGCGGGCAAAGGGCTGTCAGAACTTGACCTGCGGAACAAATACGCGATCACCGTGCTGGCGATCCGCCGGGGAAAAGAAAGCCTTCTTATCCCCTCCTGGAGTACCCCGATCCAAAAAGAGGATGTCCTGATCCTGTTTGGCGAAGAAGAGTCGCTCAAGAAGCTCGACATGGACATTTCGCATAAGACATAG
- a CDS encoding divalent-cation tolerance protein CutA, which produces MDLAARINDHGFFGWLIPGNITVGSDRPDFKNLEIHGLIIADFFSLPLGEVLGVRVINKHYLVYITTKDKDEAKEIGLQLVKSRLAAGVNIIEKIDSIYWWEGKIRNNAEALLIAKTNEPVVTALIEMVKSLHSYKTPCIVSLPINEGNPDFLKWIDNEVPSNRDV; this is translated from the coding sequence ATGGACCTGGCCGCCCGGATCAATGACCATGGCTTCTTTGGTTGGCTCATCCCAGGCAATATAACAGTTGGTAGCGATCGGCCCGACTTTAAGAACCTCGAAATTCATGGTTTAATTATAGCAGATTTTTTCTCTCTCCCTCTGGGAGAGGTGTTGGGGGTGAGGGTTATTAATAAACATTATCTGGTTTATATTACGACCAAGGATAAAGACGAAGCGAAAGAGATTGGACTGCAACTGGTCAAAAGCCGTTTAGCAGCCGGGGTCAATATTATTGAAAAGATCGATTCAATTTACTGGTGGGAAGGAAAAATCAGGAATAACGCGGAAGCCCTGCTGATCGCTAAAACTAATGAGCCGGTAGTAACGGCTTTGATCGAAATGGTCAAAAGTCTGCATAGTTACAAAACACCATGTATTGTCAGTTTGCCGATTAACGAAGGGAACCCGGATTTTCTAAAGTGGATAGATAATGAGGTTCCTTCTAACCGCGACGTTTAG
- a CDS encoding MBL fold metallo-hydrolase, translated as MNFEVLKVGPIATNCYIAWDEPTKEAMVIDPGGQVHQIMRVVKENGLTVKMIINTHGHFDHVSRNGTLKKETGAKLLRHDLDSPMAELTDPTPADEPLRDGELIILGQTTQLTVIHTPGHSPGGVCLYNEKEKVLFSGDTLFQGTYGRVDLPNSSESAMANSLEKLFNLPPETAVYPGHGQPTTIGEAKEEITL; from the coding sequence ATGAATTTCGAGGTTCTTAAAGTCGGGCCGATCGCTACCAACTGTTATATTGCCTGGGATGAGCCAACCAAAGAAGCCATGGTCATTGATCCGGGCGGCCAGGTCCATCAGATCATGCGGGTCGTTAAAGAGAATGGCTTAACGGTCAAAATGATCATTAATACTCATGGACATTTCGACCATGTCAGCCGGAACGGGACCCTGAAAAAAGAGACCGGAGCCAAATTATTGCGCCACGATCTCGATTCGCCAATGGCGGAGCTGACCGACCCCACCCCGGCCGACGAACCACTCCGGGATGGAGAGCTCATCATTTTGGGCCAGACCACCCAATTGACAGTCATTCACACACCGGGCCACAGCCCGGGAGGGGTCTGCTTATATAATGAAAAAGAGAAAGTCCTCTTTAGCGGTGACACCCTTTTTCAGGGAACTTACGGCCGGGTCGACCTCCCTAACTCCTCCGAATCGGCAATGGCCAACTCACTGGAAAAGCTTTTCAATCTCCCTCCGGAGACCGCCGTTTACCCCGGCCACGGCCAACCTACCACCATCGGAGAAGCAAAGGAGGAGATCACACTGTGA
- a CDS encoding HAD-IA family hydrolase, producing the protein MKLPIDLLLFDFDGTLTNSLPTAVKAIQLMLKELNLPDKTIEEINPHIGFGETALVSGSIGSRDPALVEKAKESYFRHARELAEEISLYPHIRDVLEFFKDKKMIIVSNKRDMLIHHILRLQNLAHYFSSVLGGDSASCLKPDPCAILEKLGKYQVEKSKAILVGDMTIDVETGKNAGIHTCAVTYGFDNKAKLVAAKPDLLIDDLLELKELIF; encoded by the coding sequence GTGAAACTGCCGATCGACCTCCTCCTTTTTGATTTTGACGGGACTCTGACCAACTCTCTTCCAACTGCGGTTAAAGCGATCCAATTGATGCTCAAAGAGCTAAACCTTCCTGATAAAACCATTGAAGAGATCAACCCTCATATTGGCTTTGGGGAAACCGCCCTGGTTTCCGGCTCGATCGGCAGCCGCGATCCGGCCCTGGTTGAAAAAGCCAAGGAATCGTACTTCCGCCACGCCAGGGAATTGGCCGAAGAGATCTCCCTCTACCCTCACATCCGGGATGTCCTGGAATTTTTTAAGGACAAAAAGATGATAATTGTTTCCAATAAACGGGATATGTTGATCCACCATATCCTCCGCCTTCAAAACCTGGCCCATTACTTCAGTTCGGTCCTGGGGGGAGACAGTGCTTCCTGCCTAAAACCCGACCCCTGCGCTATTCTTGAAAAACTTGGCAAATACCAGGTCGAAAAGTCAAAAGCGATACTGGTCGGCGACATGACCATTGACGTGGAAACCGGGAAGAACGCGGGGATCCACACCTGCGCGGTAACCTACGGTTTTGATAACAAAGCCAAACTGGTGGCGGCTAAACCCGACCTGCTAATCGACGACCTGTTGGAGCTGAAAGAGCTTATCTTTTAA